The Rosa rugosa chromosome 1, drRosRugo1.1, whole genome shotgun sequence genomic sequence GGATCGATTCCTACGCAAAATCAAGTTGAAAAAAATCAGCATGCACTTTGTAAAATTTCCAATACAAGTCACTCAAGTCAAGGTCAAGAACAAGATTAATTAATATAGTTGGGTCTGAGAGTAATGGCAAAGCATGGTGGATTGGTGGGGAGTGGGGTTCACTGCATGTGAATTGTAACGGAGAGATGCTCTTCCTGGAGGAGGCTGGCTGGCTGGGTGGTGGGTTCATTGTACCGTGTGACCCTTTTTATGGGCTCCAATTTGAACGACAATGTCTCTGCACCGTTATCTCGGGGTTGTTGAACTGCTTGAAACActtgaggaagaggaagaggatcgTATACGCGTCAAAAACAGATCATGCATCTTTCACATGGAATTGAGAGTCGTACTTTTCGTAGTTTATTGATGGATTTCTTATGAAACATTGGAGGATTtcatttcatgcatatataATATAGGGGAGACAACAACCAAGAAATTAACTAAGTCTGGAATTGAGATGAGCATTGTTTTATGGCCTTTGAGGTTTGACTATGTGACACCGGCTTGTGATTCACACTTTGTCCTAGTATTTTAGGGATTTCTCCTAGGGCTATATGCATGTATGGTGTAACATGTAAGTTTTGTTACTTTGTTTAAGACCTTAATTACTTACTTTTATGATAGTTTTTTCTTAGCACATGACTTCAACAGTACATGAATCGTCACTCTTGAATTTAATATTCAGGCTACAAATTAAATGAATCTATATTAACTATCTTTTTCTTAATGTGATTGGAAATTTGATGTTAGATGGCCAAGAATTTTCTAGTCACAAACAGATTATGCATTCtcgtaaaaaaaataaaaagaggaaaaaaagaaaagaaagtggaAGGTGAGAATAGTGTTTGAATGACGATCTTGTTCAAACAATCAATTGTGCTTAACAAGGGTTTCAAATTTCTCGGAAACTGCAGAAATTTCTGTAATTTTTAAGTACCAAAACGAAACTCATATGTTATATCATTTCAGTcagaagtttcccgaaattttctGTACATTTCCACGAAATTCTTAGTTTatgaaatatctacacacaaaatatattaaaaaatttagACCGAAATTTTTCCGGCTGTGAAATTTGTATGTCACCGACAATAAATTTTTTTACTTCATACTTTCAtagaaaaaatatgaaattttgattttttgttgttgttgcaaTTAAGTTGAATATAACAAAAAGCATTTTTGCTTTTATATGCTACAATGTTGAATGCTCCAACCACAACATGATTCCCTTTTTGTTTCATCTCAAATGTTGTATGTTTCATACATTGAAATACCATAGTGGGTAATTCCACAGTATCCGATATATAGATTGCATGTGGGAAGAGATCAATACATATACAAtacccatgtgatgaagtaccaaaatcatctttctttttctctgtccACAGATGGAAAATTTATTTCTTTTccatcttttatttctttctctgGTCTGTACTTTTGGGATTTGGCTTTTGTACTCCCTTCTCttgtttgtatttttctttattattaataaataacaataaggggacgggcggtgggctcCCAGAGTGTGGTAGACCCTTCTCCTTCGGGTTTGAGGGTGGGACTTGCTCCCTAAATCGCCTACTTCCgaggagctaatatcgccttatcccttattttaattcaaaaaaaaaaaaataccaaaatcattttcaaaattcatgtacttgggagcagcATTATATGAtacaaaattcatgtacttgttATAcctgttcattttcattcatgGGGTTTTGGTATTACGTCTCCCCTCCCGGAGTCCGCCccattgtaattttctaattattagtgaaaaaggGGTGATGGCCAAACATCTCACTGGGTTCCagccataaaaaataaaaataaaaagtaaatcacattcacattatcaatatacaataCATTTATAATTACACATAGATAAAAAAACTAGTTTAGCCACCTACTACAATattagttaattactcgtccatattaaatatcacaattatattataaatgtataattttagagatatTACATTGTGAATatgtttattataggttagtttagtctatgtaaaagtttcatttaaaaatataattttataaatgcaattaatgtgattaatttatttttaaccgaaattttcaccgaaatcgaaattttctccgaaatttctttaaatttgaagtaccgaaaccgaaaccgaaactGAAATTTGAATCCTTGTGCTCAACTACCATTTaatcaaaatccaaaaatgAAGAATAACGAGGCAAATAAACACATTCCAACTGCCTTATTGTTCTCCGTCTTTGAATTTTATATTCAAATCAGTTCACTTAGAAGTTAAATTAACTACTTGAACATGACTCATTTAAACGGTCGTTTAGGTCGCATAATATGATGTGaaaaattgaaagcaaatcGAAATAACTAATGGCCCGATCTGATGAGCTGTTAGTATTTGCTCCAACCTGGTCCGTCAGCCCAATTACACCTCTAGAAAATGCTCCTAACGTCCTCACATCCGACGGCTCTGATCTCCTTTCTCTGACCGGCATCCAACGGGTCAAAAGCCTCCCTGCCGCACCAAAACGCAATTACACAACATCAAAAACGGAAGCAACCCCTCACGTGCTCACTCTTAAATCCTTCGCTTCCCGGCACGTGCTCGTCTCTGACATACACCTCAACACGTGCCTCCCTCCCTCAGTCACACGTGTGAACTCTGCAATGGTGGTAGAGCAAAGAGTAAAGATTAAAGACACTCGTACACAGCTACAGAAACCCCATTTCTACACATTCACACTAAACCCCCATTTGCTCTGAATGTTATTCTCAGATGTTAAGCTCAGAAATTTCACTCTGTTTCTGCTTGATTCACTGAAACAAGTGCAACAATGAGGCAGAGGGTCTCTTATGGTCCAGGCCTCCTTACTCTTACTCTACTTTTCAGTCTCTGTAAGTCTTTTTTAGCTCGTTTATTTCCTTTCTCTACTTTGTTCTTTTGGCCTTCACTAAATttcccatctttttttttttttttttttcctgtgatTTCAACAAGTTTATGAACTGGGTTTTGGTATTTAAGTATGATTCTTGCATTCTTGCCTAACATAGATTTGGAGTTTGGAAAGTTTCATACTTACTGTTATTGCTTCTCTGTCTGCATTAATATTTACCAAGTTGAGAATTTTCATGTTTCTACCAActtttttcagttttcatttgggttattgtgaataaaatctctgttggagaatttATTGGCTTTTATGGCTACATTGTCATATGGGATCAGTGCATTAGATTAAACTTGGATTTTCGTAGTGTTATATTCATGGGCAATTTTCGTAGTGTTAATTTGAAAAACTGCTCATGTATGGTAAGATTGTGTTGCTCTTTGACTAAGTTGGGGTTTTCTTCCTACTTTTGCTTATGTTAAACCTCTGTGCAGGTGTATATGAGTCCCAATGTGGGTCAGTTGGCGATGTGGAGGCAATTGCTCCTGATATCTCATCCAGTGTGAACCCTCAACCTTTTCTGCCTTTATTAGCACCTTCACCATTGACACCATTCACAAATGACAGCATTCCGACATTATCAGGTACGAGGTACATGCCTTTACTGTGGTACTTTGTTTATAGTAGTGTCCCAAATACTATTCTAAGAAGATAAAACACAGTATTGGGAGTCTATTGATGAGAGGTTGAAAAGTCTTTGATTAATTCTAATAGGATTCGTTTACCAGTTGTTCACTTCATGTAGATATTCATTTTTTGTGGGTGAGAAGTAAAGTAGATGGACAAAATTCCATGTCCCTGCATGCTCCCAAAAAACTACTTGAAGATTCTTAACATATAGAAAACTTTCTAATGATGGAAAATGCAGAGAATACAACCTAGACTAATGGCTCGCTTTATCTATTTCAGGACTCTGTACATTGAATTTTACAGCTGCCAGTGATATGATGAGCAAAACAGCAACGGACTGCTGGGCCTTTTTTGCGCCCGTATTGGCTAATGTAGTGTGTTGTCCTCAGCTTGAGGCCACCTTGACCACTCTTATAGGGCACTCCAGTAAATACTCTAGGATGCTCTCTTTGAATATAACTCACGCAAAGCACTGCCTCTCAGATGTTGAGAAGATCCTAGAGAGTCAAGGAGCCAATAAGACTGTTCAAAAGATTTGCTCAATTCAACCAAAAAACCTCACTGAAGCTTCTTGCCCTGTTACAAAGGTTGATGCGTTTGAGAGCATTGTGGATTCTTCAAAACTACTTGCTGCTTGCCAAAAAGTTGATCCTGTCAATGAGTGTTGTCAGGAAGTTTGCCAAAATGCCATATTAGATGCTGCTAGAAAACTTGCTGAGATTGGTATTGCTGCAAATTTGGAAGGGGTCCATTCCGTACCTGAACAGTCAACCAGG encodes the following:
- the LOC133726032 gene encoding uncharacterized GPI-anchored protein At1g61900-like isoform X2, with the translated sequence MRQRVSYGPGLLTLTLLFSLCVYESQCGSVGDVEAIAPDISSSVNPQPFLPLLAPSPLTPFTNDSIPTLSGLCTLNFTAASDMMSKTATDCWAFFAPVLANVVCCPQLEATLTTLIGHSSKYSRMLSLNITHAKHCLSDVEKILESQGANKTVQKICSIQPKNLTEASCPVTKVDAFESIVDSSKLLAACQKVDPVNECCQEVCQNAILDAARKLAEIGIAANLEGVHSVPEQSTRIDDCKNIVLRWLASNLDPSSANKVLRGLSNCKVNKVCPLIFPNMTRVVKECANMITSQAACCKAMDSYVSQLQEQSFITNLQALNCAASLGVKLQKANVSNNVYQLCHINLKDFSLQVGSQEYGCLLPSLPSDATFDKTSGVSFICDLNDNIAAPWPSSISEPPSSCNRTTKIPAVPKATSAQRGLYRNLMLPSLFSSLVILKLLL
- the LOC133726032 gene encoding uncharacterized GPI-anchored protein At1g61900-like isoform X1 — translated: MRQRVSYGPGLLTLTLLFSLCVYESQCGSVGDVEAIAPDISSSVNPQPFLPLLAPSPLTPFTNDSIPTLSGLCTLNFTAASDMMSKTATDCWAFFAPVLANVVCCPQLEATLTTLIGHSSKYSRMLSLNITHAKHCLSDVEKILESQGANKTVQKICSIQPKNLTEASCPVTKVDAFESIVDSSKLLAACQKVDPVNECCQEVCQNAILDAARKLAEIGIAANLEGVHSVPEQSTRIDDCKNIVLRWLASNLDPSSANKVLRGLSNCKVNKVCPLIFPNMTRVVKECANMITSQAACCKAMDSYVSQLQEQSFITNLQALNCAASLGVKLQKANVSNNVYQLCHINLKDFSLQVGSQEYGCLLPSLPSDATFDKTSGVSFICDLNDNIAAPWPSSISEPPSSCNRTATKIPAVPKATSAQRGLYRNLMLPSLFSSLVILKLLL